The sequence GACTTTCGAATGGATAAAGATGAGAATCTTTACATCCTTGAATTAAATTCAATGGCTAGTCTTGGAACTGGTGGTTCATTTTATCATGCTGGGAAAACTGCTGGATATACGTATGAATCTCTAGTGAATAAAATTTTAGATGTTGCAGTAATTCGCTACTTTGGTTCTACTACTCAGCATAATGATGAAGAAGTGGATTTGACTCAACCTTTACGTGTTGTTGCAAGAACCTATCTGAGAAGTCATTTGCAGAGTCTAAAAGAGACTTTGAAAGATTATGTTAATCTCAATACACATGTATACAATATTGAAAATGTAAATCAATTAGGAACTAAATTATCTAAACGATTATCTCATCTTGGATTTAGTGAACAAGTTTACAAACAATCTGATGTTGGAGACTTTCGTTATTTCAAAAATCACTCTGATTCTCACAATGATGTATTATTCATATCTCATATGGATACTCATTATGGGCCAAATGATTTGATAACATATTCTGAAACTAGTGATAAGATCGTAGGCTCAGGTGTTGCTGAAAGTAAAGGTGGATTGGTAGTGATGTTAGGTGCATTACATGCACTAAGATTTTCAAAAAGACTCAAAAAAATAAAATGTGGTGTATTACTTACAACTGATGATAGTTTGGGTGGACGACACAGTAGTAATTTGATTGAAGAGATTTCTAAAAATTCAAAATACATTCTTGGATTAAAATCAGGTAGTGTTGATGGTGGAATTATTACAACTTGTTATGGTAGAAGTGATTATGAAGTTAGATTTACATCAACAGGTGATGAAGCTAATTCAAACATTCATGGAATCATACCTGTTTTGGCAAAAAAATTAGCTGCAATTGATAAGATCTCAAAAGATGAAAAGAATTATCGATTAAGTACAACTTCTGTTGTAGCTCAAGGCTCTCATGGACATACTCCAAATTATGCTACAATCTCACTAACATGTAGTTACAAAACAGAAAAACTTGGAGAATTATTAGATTCAAAAATTAAATCTGTGATGAAAAAACGAGAATCTAATTCTAAAAAACTAGATGTCGCAGTAAATAAAATTCAAACACGACATCCTGTATTGGAAGAGCCTTCTGATACAAAATTCTACAAATTAGTAGAAGATTTGGCTAAAAAACATGAAATTAAAATTAAAAAACATGCCCAACTATTATCCTCTGACATTAGTAATGTGCCAGTTAGACTCCCTGCATTGGATGGATTTGGTCCATTAGGAAATCATTATCGTACATCTAAAGAATACATTATTCATGACAGTCTTATAGAGAGGGCAGCATTATTGGCATCTGTCGTCTTCAAGTGTGCTGCGAAATGAGTTTAGAATATCAATTAGCTGCACTTGCCGCATTAATTGGCCTTTCAGGATTTTTTAGTGGTTTAGAGGTAGCACTTGTAGGTACAAGTCAAGCCACAATTGAGAGATTGGTGAAAAATAAAACAAAAGGTGCAAAGGCTCTTCAAAAATTACATTCCAACCCTGGCTGGATGATGTCAAGTGTAAATCTTGGAAATAATTTAGTGAACATTGGCTCTGCATCCCTTGCAACAGTTGTTGCTATCGAAATTTTTGGTGATAATGGAATGGGAATTGCAGTTGGACTAATGACATTTTTAATTATTATTTTTGGTGAAGTAACTCCTAAAACATATTGTAATGCAAATGCAACTAAAGTCGCTTTAAGATGTAGTGGAATTTTATTAGCTTTTAGTTATGTGCTATACCCAGTTGTTTGGGTTCTTGAAAGAATTACTAGGGCAATAATCAAACTTACTGGCAGTGGATATAGACCACCTGCATTGACTGGTGAGGAGATTAAAGGTATTATTGATCAAGGTCACAGAGATGATGCACTAGAAACATCTGAAAGAGATATGGTTCATGGTGCATTGGACTTTAATGATAATGTGATAAGATCTGTAATGATGCCACGAACTAAGATGTTTACCTTACCTGGTGATATGGAATTGTTTGATGCAGCAGACACAATTCATCAAAGTGGACATTCTAGAATTCCAATTTATGGAAAAGATCGTGATGATATTATTGGCATTTTGCATGTTCGAGATTTACTAAAACATCTAAAAGATAGTGAACTGCAACACAAAAAAATTAGAGATTTTGTACGTGAACCAATTTACGTGTCACAAGAGAAGAAGATGACTACTCTGCTTAGGGAAATGCAAGCAAAAAATACCCACATGGCAATAGTTGTTGATGAATTTGGAGGTGTAGAAGGAATTGTTACTTTGGAGGATCTCATTGAAGAGATTGTAGGTGAAATTAGAGATGAAACTGATTCTGATATTCAACTTTATGAGCGAATTGATGAGAATACCATAATCACAAATGGTGATGTTGAAATAGATGAAATCAACTTGGCTTTCAAAACAAATATTCCATACCCTGATCATTATTCTACTTTAAACGGATTGTTACATGAACAACTCCATGATATACCCAAAGTTGGAGATGTTGTGAAAATTAGCTCTCTATCAATTAAAATCGAGCAAGTAGAAAAAAACAAACCTACGTCTATTAGAATTCAGCGAATTTTAGATGAGGTGTAACTGAATTGAGAGATAAAATTGGAATAATTACCAATAGACTCGTCTATGGGTTTACTTTTGCATTTTTATATCAAATTGTAATTGGAATCGCAACATCACTACTTTCTTTACCGCTAACCGGAAATATTCAAGATCTAATATCTGGAGTTGAACAAATTGAATCTCAACAAGGTCCTTGGCTTGTAGGTTGGTGGATAATTTCAACAATAATTATCACTGCAATGGCATTGTTGATTATTCGATACAAAAAATTTCTTTCTCCATTCAAAGGTGAAAAAAATATTGATATTCCTCCAAAAATTACCGTTGTCACTGCAATAATTATTGGTGCGTGTATCTCTTTTCTATTCTTCCTACTTGACACCGTTATTGGTTTGATTGTACCTGCAGGTTCCCAGACTGATGTAAATGCAATATATCAATCTGCAATTATTGGGGATTTCACACCACTATTGGTAAGTGTACTCTTTTCAATTATAGCTGGATTCATTATTGTTGGAGTTGCAAGTAAGACATCCAAAGTCAAAGAAATAACAAATGATTTGGGATTGCAAGACATTGCTGGTATTATGGGTGGTATTGTAAACAAAACTAAAACTCAGAAAACAACACTATCTGATACAATCGGTCAACGTCCTGGGGCTTTAATCCACGTTGGAGAGCAAAAAGTAGACAAAGTAACTGTAAATTTAATTGAATACGATTCTGAAAGAATTAACGAAATTCCAAATGCGTCATTTGAAGAATGTTTGGAATCAAAAAACAAACCAAATGTTTCATGGGTGAATATAATTGGGGTACATGATCCCAATGTCATTAAAACTTTTGGAGATAATTTTGGAATTCATTCTCTCCATCAGTCAAACATTATGAATACTGAACTAAGACCATCCGTTGAAATATTTGATGATCATATTTTGATAATGTTGAAAATGCCTCACTATGATACTCAAACGGGGAAATTGGATTTAGAACAAATATCAATCGTATTGGCTGAAAATCATCTTTTAACTTTTCAAGAAATTCAGGATGACTTTTTTGATGAGATTAGAAAACGATTACGAGAAAATTCTGGTAGTATTAGAAAACTAAAGACAGATTATCTTGCTTATTCTCTAATTGATGCAATCATTGATAGTTATTTCTTAGTATTAGAAAAGATTGGTGATCTTACAGAAGATTTAGAAGAAGACTTGATGCAAAATCCTACACCTGAAACAATGCAAACAATTCAGACTTTAAAACGCAGAATGATTGCATTAAGAAAAGCAATTTGGCCAGGACGAGAAATTATTAATTCATTGGAGCGAGATTCTACAGTTTTGGTATCTGATAACACTAGAACGTATCTTCGTGACGTCTATAACCATACTATTCAGGTAACTGATTCCATTGAAGGACTGCGAGATGTGATTGGTGGTATGCTTGATACCTATCTATCCAGTGTAAGTAATAGAATGAATGAGGTTATGAAGACTTTGACCATAGTTGCAGCAATTTTCATTCCTATCACGTTCATAGCTGGTCTCTATGGAACTAATTTTTCATATGTGCCCGAATTAGAATGGGAGGGAAGTTATTTTGCTATGCTAATTGTAATGGGGATTATTTCTGGAGCGATGATTGCTTGGTTTAAGAAAAAGAGATGGCTTTAATCTGAATTCCTGCACAAAAATCTTGATTCTTTTAATTTCTTTTCAACAAATTGAGGCTAAATGATGACCAATAAAGCATTACAAAGAACATATGAAATCCTTGAAGGTACAACTAATGACAAAGTTACAAAGGCTTTTCAATTCTTCATTATTGCTTTAATCACTGTAAATGTTATTGTAGTTATTATTGAAACAGAAGAATCTGTTTTAGATGAGTATGGTTATCTCTTTACTCCTTTTGAAATATTTTCAGTTGTAATTTTCACTGCAGAGTATATTGGAAGAATTATAGTTTGTAAACTAAATCCAAAATACCAAAATTCAAAATTTGGTGTACTTCGATTTGTATTTACTCCTATGATGTTAGTTGATTTGGCAGCAATACTTCCATTTTTCTTACCGTTTGTAGTTACAGACACTCGCTTCATTAGAATAATTAGACTTTTGAGATTGTTTAGACTCTTCAAACTTGCAAGATACTCTGATCCAATGCAAACTTTGGGGCAAGTATTCAAATCAAAGGCTGGTGATTTGGCAGTTGCATTTTTCATTTTATTTATTGTGTTGATATTTGCATCTAGTTTGATGTATCATGCAGAACATGAAGCACAACCTGCAGTTTTTTCTAGCATTCCTGCATCTATGTGGTGGGGAATAGTTACTCTAACAACAATAGGTTATGGTGATGTTTATCCAATTACTATACCTGGAAAATTAATTGCTGCAGGTGTTGCTGTCATTGGAATTGCCGTTTATGCAATTCCTACAGGAATTATGGCTTCTGCATTTACTGAAGAACTTAGAAAAAAGAAGGCATCAACTAACAATACATGCCCTCATTGTGGAAAGGATATATCCCATGATTAGAGAAAGGTATCAGTAAATGAACATTGAAAAAATAGAGAATTCCTTTAAACCCACTTCTGATAAAAAATGCTCTGTTGCCAAAAAAGGAATGGTCTCAACTGCGTTCCCTGATGCGACAAAAGCTGGAGTTGAAATGCTCAAAAAAGGTGGAAATGCTGTAGATGCTGCTTGCGCATCTGCTCTAGCCTTGGGCGTGTGTGAACCTCAAGCTTCAGGAATTGGTGGTCAATCTATGGCAATTGTACATGTAGATGGAAAATCAGTAGCTGTAGATGGCTCCAGTAGGGCCCCATCATTTGCACATATTTCTAATTTTGCAAGAAAATCTCATGGATTAATTGGATACAAGGCAACTACAGTTCCAAGTACTGTTGCAACTTTGGGATATCTAAATGAGAGATATGGTAGATTACCTTGGGATACTATTGTGAAACCTTCTGTTCGTATTGCAAAGAATGGATATAAAATTACTAAACTACAACATGAGTTACAAGAAAAACACCTTAAGAATTTTTTAAAAGTTCCATCAAAATCCGGAGCAAAATATTTCCTAAAAGATGGAGTAGTACCTTATGATGAAGGAGATCTTTTTGTTCAGGATGATTTAGCTAATACTTTAGAACAACTAGCAACATCTGGGTTTCGCTCATTTTATCATGGATTGATTGCAACATTGATTGATAAAGATATGAGACTTAATGACGGTTATCTACGACAAGAAGATCTTTCATTTATTCCACTACCAATTGAAAGAAAAGTAATTAGTAAAAGATATCGTGGAATTCGTGTGGAAACTGTACCTCCACCTGCAGCAGGTGCTACGATGTTGTTAGTATTAATGATGCTTAATAATCTCACAAAAAAATTCATAAACACTAGTTCTCCTCAATCATTTCACTTTGTTGCTGAATCTTTTCGTAAAGCATTATTGTATAGAGAACAACGTAAATTTAATCCAAGAACCTATCATCAAGTAAATGATAAAACTCATCTCAGTAGAAGTTTTGCAAAAACCCTTTCAAAGTCTATTCGAAATTCAGTTGATCCTGACCTTCCATTAAGAGATTCCATGGATACTGAAGACACTACGCATCTTTCAGTAATGGATAATGAAGGAAATGCTGTTGGCATAACTCAATCAATTGAATTAGTCTATGGCTCAAAAGCAGCTGCTGATGGATTAGGATTCTTGTATAACAATTACATGTCTGCATTTGAGCTTAAGAATGCAAATCATCCTTACTATTTACGACCAAATGCTATTCCTTGGACATCTGTATGTCCATCAATTTTATTTTATAATCATGAGCCCTGGATTGTTATGGGAACTCCTGGCAGTGCACGTATCTTTTCAGTATTAAGCCAATTTGTTTCAAGAATTATTGATAGGGATAATTCTATAGATGTAGCAATGACAAAACCAAGACTACATTGTGGAGTGGATGGTACAATCAGTTTGGAAGATGACGTTTCAGGTGTTGAAATAATCAAACATCTCAAAAATATGGGTTACAAAATAGACCTTAGGGAAAGATATTCGTTCTTTTTGGGCGCAATTCATGCTGTTATGAAATGTCAAACAGGTGAAGGATTTCAAGGAGTAGCAGAAGTTCGTCGTGATGGAATTGCGGAGGGATTGAATTGACTAAACTACCTGTATTGTTATCCATACCTCATGGAGGAACTCGGAAACCTTCGGAACTTGACGGACATTTATCCATTACAAACAAAGATCTGTTTGATGATTCTGATCCTTTTGTAATAGAACTCTATGATTTGGGGGATAAAGTTCAGCGTGTAATTAAAACTGATATTGCAAGACCCTTTGTAGATCTTAATCGCTCGTTACAAGACATGCCTCCAAATAATCCTGATGGGTTGATTAAGAGTAAGACATGCTATGATAAACCAATCTATACCAATGGAAAAGAACCTGACGATTCACTCAAAACAATGCTTATTGAAATGTATTACAATCCATATCATCAAGCAATTCAAAAAAGTATTACTGAATTAGATTTGAAATTATGTTTGGACTGTCATTCAATGGCTGCTACTGCTCCTTATTTTTCACCAGATAAAACACAATCAAAAAGACCTTTGTTTTGTATTTCTAATGATGATGGAAAAACAGCTTCTCAGGAAATGATGGAATTATTAGCTGATTCTATATCTAAATCATATTTTATTGATAGAGATGAAATATCCATAAATGATCCATTTCATGGTGGTCACATTACAAAAACATATGGGAATAAACCTCTTCCCTGGATTCAAGTTGAGATGAATAGATCATTATATTTGTCATCTCCATGGTTTGATGAAGATGCACTTACTGTGGATGTTAATCACCTTCAAAAATTAAATAAGCAATTTGAAAATTCACTTGATTATTTCTTTTCAAAAATCTAAGTAGCAGACTCAAAATTTAATTATAAAATTACAACTAGTTTAGATTGCTCTGTTGAATTGCAATTGATTTAATTCAGATTTAACACAATTACAAATTGTTTCTTATAGGGAAACAATGAAAATATTGCATGACAAACGTAGACCCAAGTGCAATTATAGGAAATGGCGTGAAAATGCAAGAAAGTACTGTAATTGAAGGTGACGCCAAAATAGGCGATAACTGTGTCTTTGGAAACAAAGTAGTAATTGAAAAACATGCAGTTATTGGCAATGGTGTTACGATGGAAGATGGTTGTATCATTGAGCGTAAAGTCAATGTAGGCAATGATTGTGTATTTGGCAAAAAAGTAGTAGTAGAAGGTCATGCAGTTATTGGCAATGGTGTCAAAATGGGCGATGACATTGTATTGGAAAAAGACACTACTGTTTTAGACAATGCAGTCATAGCTACTGGCACTGTTTTACCTGCTGGAAAGACATTTCCAGATGGAATGACAACCAAAGCAAAATACACTCCATCCTAAGAGAAAATAATTTCTCTAGTTTATTTTTTTTATTTATAATTATTTTGTACTAGTGATTTTGAATTTTTATTTTTAAAAACTGTTTGTTAAATGTCTTTTTTATGCAGGTTATTTTTTAAAATTCCAGTGAGATAATCTTTCTCTAAAACTTGTTAGTTTTTTTTTGGTTCGCTTCGGAAAGTTTCTTCTTCTTTAACAACTGTTCCATCTGGTACGACTGAATTATCTTTAACAATGGATTTTTTTTCTAATATCACATTATTTCCAATTGTAACTCCTTTACCTATTGTTGATTTTTTTGTGACTAGAACTTTGGTGCCCAAGACACAATCATTACCTATGTGAGCTTTTTTCCCTATTACGGTACTGTCTCCTATTTTTACGCCACTACCTAATACTGCCTTTTTTTCAATTACTACTTTACTTCCGAAATTACAATTATCTCCAACGTGGGTTTCTTCTTCTATTGTTACAGTGTCGTCCATAGTTACATTGTTCCCTATGATTGCACTTGGATCAATTTTTGTCATGATAATTAATTTTAATTTATTTTTTATAATATTTTGCCTTTAGTGTTGTTCCGTCTGGATAAGTTTTACCTGCTGATAAAACAGTGCCCATTGGAATATCTGCGCCATCTGGTACTTTGGTATCTTTTTCTAATACTACATCGTCACCTATTTTTACTCCGATGCCGACAACTGCGCCTCCTTCTACTACTACATGTTTTCCAAAATTACAGTCATTACCTATGTTGACTTTTCTTTCTATGACACAATGCTCACCCATTTTAACACCGCTACCAATAATTGCATGCTTTTCAATTACTACTCTTTTATCTAAAACACAATTATCTCCAATATGTGCATCTCCTTCTATTACAGTACTTTCTTGCATTGTAACATTACTTCCTATAATTGCACTTGAGTCTACATCTGCCATTGTTACTATATTTTGATGATTACTAATAAGGACATCCCAAGTTGATTTCATACAGTTTAAAGTCATCTAACCCATTTTTAGATTGTTAGACTAATCAAATGGCTTTGTTTTTCTAACTAAAAATACAACATTTATTGGCACATTTGGATTGAGCCAAAATAA comes from Nitrosopumilus oxyclinae and encodes:
- a CDS encoding M20/M25/M40 family metallo-hydrolase; translation: MKVALIYNENKIDPNDVINVFGMTTKEHYSSKAVERVAQSLEKGGHTVKVIEGDIHLNEELKEFMPKVVAGENPGMVFNMAYGIQGQNRYTHIPAMMEMLGIPYIGSGPAGHAIVQDKVMTKIVLQKNKIPTPGFWVFRTPEDKHDDLIFPVIVKPKLESTSMGMEVVDNWDDLRAAVKVQIEKFQQDILVEQFISGREFAVGLLGNKPNIEVLPIVEINLDHPDQIQTITDKKKKGGVEKTCPAKLSKEKEAEMKQMCIDAFSALGLNDYTRVDFRMDKDENLYILELNSMASLGTGGSFYHAGKTAGYTYESLVNKILDVAVIRYFGSTTQHNDEEVDLTQPLRVVARTYLRSHLQSLKETLKDYVNLNTHVYNIENVNQLGTKLSKRLSHLGFSEQVYKQSDVGDFRYFKNHSDSHNDVLFISHMDTHYGPNDLITYSETSDKIVGSGVAESKGGLVVMLGALHALRFSKRLKKIKCGVLLTTDDSLGGRHSSNLIEEISKNSKYILGLKSGSVDGGIITTCYGRSDYEVRFTSTGDEANSNIHGIIPVLAKKLAAIDKISKDEKNYRLSTTSVVAQGSHGHTPNYATISLTCSYKTEKLGELLDSKIKSVMKKRESNSKKLDVAVNKIQTRHPVLEEPSDTKFYKLVEDLAKKHEIKIKKHAQLLSSDISNVPVRLPALDGFGPLGNHYRTSKEYIIHDSLIERAALLASVVFKCAAK
- a CDS encoding hemolysin family protein — encoded protein: MSLEYQLAALAALIGLSGFFSGLEVALVGTSQATIERLVKNKTKGAKALQKLHSNPGWMMSSVNLGNNLVNIGSASLATVVAIEIFGDNGMGIAVGLMTFLIIIFGEVTPKTYCNANATKVALRCSGILLAFSYVLYPVVWVLERITRAIIKLTGSGYRPPALTGEEIKGIIDQGHRDDALETSERDMVHGALDFNDNVIRSVMMPRTKMFTLPGDMELFDAADTIHQSGHSRIPIYGKDRDDIIGILHVRDLLKHLKDSELQHKKIRDFVREPIYVSQEKKMTTLLREMQAKNTHMAIVVDEFGGVEGIVTLEDLIEEIVGEIRDETDSDIQLYERIDENTIITNGDVEIDEINLAFKTNIPYPDHYSTLNGLLHEQLHDIPKVGDVVKISSLSIKIEQVEKNKPTSIRIQRILDEV
- the corA gene encoding magnesium/cobalt transporter CorA, encoding MRDKIGIITNRLVYGFTFAFLYQIVIGIATSLLSLPLTGNIQDLISGVEQIESQQGPWLVGWWIISTIIITAMALLIIRYKKFLSPFKGEKNIDIPPKITVVTAIIIGACISFLFFLLDTVIGLIVPAGSQTDVNAIYQSAIIGDFTPLLVSVLFSIIAGFIIVGVASKTSKVKEITNDLGLQDIAGIMGGIVNKTKTQKTTLSDTIGQRPGALIHVGEQKVDKVTVNLIEYDSERINEIPNASFEECLESKNKPNVSWVNIIGVHDPNVIKTFGDNFGIHSLHQSNIMNTELRPSVEIFDDHILIMLKMPHYDTQTGKLDLEQISIVLAENHLLTFQEIQDDFFDEIRKRLRENSGSIRKLKTDYLAYSLIDAIIDSYFLVLEKIGDLTEDLEEDLMQNPTPETMQTIQTLKRRMIALRKAIWPGREIINSLERDSTVLVSDNTRTYLRDVYNHTIQVTDSIEGLRDVIGGMLDTYLSSVSNRMNEVMKTLTIVAAIFIPITFIAGLYGTNFSYVPELEWEGSYFAMLIVMGIISGAMIAWFKKKRWL
- a CDS encoding ion transporter, translated to MMTNKALQRTYEILEGTTNDKVTKAFQFFIIALITVNVIVVIIETEESVLDEYGYLFTPFEIFSVVIFTAEYIGRIIVCKLNPKYQNSKFGVLRFVFTPMMLVDLAAILPFFLPFVVTDTRFIRIIRLLRLFRLFKLARYSDPMQTLGQVFKSKAGDLAVAFFILFIVLIFASSLMYHAEHEAQPAVFSSIPASMWWGIVTLTTIGYGDVYPITIPGKLIAAGVAVIGIAVYAIPTGIMASAFTEELRKKKASTNNTCPHCGKDISHD
- a CDS encoding gamma-glutamyltransferase family protein, which encodes MNIEKIENSFKPTSDKKCSVAKKGMVSTAFPDATKAGVEMLKKGGNAVDAACASALALGVCEPQASGIGGQSMAIVHVDGKSVAVDGSSRAPSFAHISNFARKSHGLIGYKATTVPSTVATLGYLNERYGRLPWDTIVKPSVRIAKNGYKITKLQHELQEKHLKNFLKVPSKSGAKYFLKDGVVPYDEGDLFVQDDLANTLEQLATSGFRSFYHGLIATLIDKDMRLNDGYLRQEDLSFIPLPIERKVISKRYRGIRVETVPPPAAGATMLLVLMMLNNLTKKFINTSSPQSFHFVAESFRKALLYREQRKFNPRTYHQVNDKTHLSRSFAKTLSKSIRNSVDPDLPLRDSMDTEDTTHLSVMDNEGNAVGITQSIELVYGSKAAADGLGFLYNNYMSAFELKNANHPYYLRPNAIPWTSVCPSILFYNHEPWIVMGTPGSARIFSVLSQFVSRIIDRDNSIDVAMTKPRLHCGVDGTISLEDDVSGVEIIKHLKNMGYKIDLRERYSFFLGAIHAVMKCQTGEGFQGVAEVRRDGIAEGLN
- a CDS encoding N-formylglutamate amidohydrolase is translated as MTKLPVLLSIPHGGTRKPSELDGHLSITNKDLFDDSDPFVIELYDLGDKVQRVIKTDIARPFVDLNRSLQDMPPNNPDGLIKSKTCYDKPIYTNGKEPDDSLKTMLIEMYYNPYHQAIQKSITELDLKLCLDCHSMAATAPYFSPDKTQSKRPLFCISNDDGKTASQEMMELLADSISKSYFIDRDEISINDPFHGGHITKTYGNKPLPWIQVEMNRSLYLSSPWFDEDALTVDVNHLQKLNKQFENSLDYFFSKI
- a CDS encoding DapH/DapD/GlmU-related protein — its product is MTKIDPSAIIGNNVTMDDTVTIEEETHVGDNCNFGSKVVIEKKAVLGSGVKIGDSTVIGKKAHIGNDCVLGTKVLVTKKSTIGKGVTIGNNVILEKKSIVKDNSVVPDGTVVKEEETFRSEPKKN
- a CDS encoding DapH/DapD/GlmU-related protein, with product MADVDSSAIIGSNVTMQESTVIEGDAHIGDNCVLDKRVVIEKHAIIGSGVKMGEHCVIERKVNIGNDCNFGKHVVVEGGAVVGIGVKIGDDVVLEKDTKVPDGADIPMGTVLSAGKTYPDGTTLKAKYYKK